The segment CAGGGCGTGGCGGCGCAGGACGACGGGCTCGGCCAGCCCCTTCGCCCGTGCCGTGCGGATGTAGTCCTGGCGGAGGACCGCGCGCACGTCCGCCCGGACCAGGCGGGTGATCAGCCCGGTGGTGTACACGGAGAGGGTCGCCGCCGGCAGCACCAGGTGCCGCCAGGAGTCGAAGCCCGAAGCCGGGAGGACGCGCAGGCGGTCGGCGAACAGGAGGATGAGCAGCACCCCCAGCCAGAACGAGGGAAGGCTGATGCCCAGGAAGGTGGCCAGGGAGACGCCCCAGTCCGCAGCCGAGCCCGCCCGGGCACCGATCCACAGCCCCAGCGGGATGCCCACTGCGATGGTGACGGCCAGGGTGGTGACCGCCAGCAGCGCCGTCGCGGGGAGGCGCTGGAGGACGAGCTCGAGCGCCGGGCGCTGGTAGCGGAACGACTCCCCCAGGTCCCCCCGGAGGGCCCGACGTACGAAGTCCCAGTACTGGAGCGGGATCGGCCGGTCGAGCCCGTAGAGCCGGCGCACCCGGGCCACGTCCTCCGGCGTGGCGTCGAGCGGGGTGAGCAGGCGGACGGGGTCGCCGCTCAGGTGGATCAGCAGGAAGACCAGCACGCTGACCGCGAGCAGGACCCAGGCCAGGTGCCAGAGGCGCTGGGCGAGGAACCGGACCACGGTCGACCGCCCGGGGCGCTACGCCAGGCTGATCCCTCCCAGGCGGATGATGCCGTCAGGATGCGCCACCCAGCCCTTGACGCGCTTCTGGATGGCGTAGATGCCCTGCTGGTTCCAGAGGAAGACCCAGGGGCACTCGCGGTGGAGGATCTGGTTCAGCCGCCGGTACATCTCGTTGCGCCGGCCGGGGTCCAGCGTCCGGGGGGCCTCCTGGATCAGACGGTTGGCCTCGTCATTGTGGTAGCCCTGCCAGGCCGCCCCCTTCCGCTGCGAGTCGAAATTGATGCTGGTCGTGGCGTCGAGCAGCACCCCCACCTGCTGGAAGAAGAAGGCGTCGTGGGTCTTGCCCAGCACCCCCTGGACGAAGGGGCTCCAGTCCATCACCTGCACCCGGGTGCGCACCCCGACGCGGGTCCACATCCCGGCGATCGCCTCGCTGGCCAGCCGGTCGTTCAGGTAGCGCCCCTCCGGCGTGGTGAGGGTCACCTCGAAGCCATTGGGGTAGCCCGCCTCCGCCAGCAGGCGCCGCGCGCGCTCCGGGTCGTAGGGGTAGGGCTGGAGGCTCTCGTCGTAGCCGGGGATGCCCGGCCCGAAGGCGCTGGCCAGGCGGTAGGCGGCCCCGCGCATGACGGTGCGGATGAGCGTGTCCACGTCGGTGGCGTAGTTCATGGCTTGCCGCACGCGGACGTCCTGGAAGGCGCGCACCTTCAGCATGTTCAAGACGACGATCTGCGAAGAGAGCTGGCGGAAGGTCACGAGCTCGACGTTCCGGGTGGCCTGCAGCTCGGGGACCTGCAGCGGGTCGACCGGGGTGATCAGGTGGGCGGCGCCGGTCTTCAGCTCCACCACGCGGGTGGCGGCCTCGGGCACCGGCCGCCACACCAGGCGGCGTACCTTTGGCTGCCCGCTGAAGTGGGGTCGCTCGGCGAAGTCCATCACCATGCGCTGGTTGGGGATCCACTCCGTGAACCGGTACGGTCCGGTGCCGATGGCCTGCCGGGTGGGGTCCACCTGGCCCGACGTGATGGCGCGCGGCAGGATCTCGCAGTAGAGCGACAGGACTTCGGCCAACAGGGCAAACGGGCCGTCGGTGTGGATGCGCACGGTCAGGGGGTTGATCACCTCGACGTCCTTCACCGGAGCGAGCTGCCCGGCATAGACGTTGCGGATGCCGGGGTGCTTGAACCGGGCGATGGTGTCCCGCACGTGCTCGGCGCTGAACTTCTCCCCGTTGTGGAAGAAGACGTTGTCGCGCAGCCGGAACTCCCACGTCGTCTCGTTGAGCACGCGGTAGGACGTCGCCAGCCAGGGGATGATCCGCATCTCCGGTGAGCGCTCCAGGAGCTTGTCGTACATCGCCCACATCATGCCCTTGCTGGCGCCCGAGGTCGTCACGTGCGGGTCCAGTGACTCGGCGTCCACGCCCTGTACCAGCAGGAGGTTGCCCACCGGTGCCGGCCGGCGGGCCGGCGCGGCCAGCGCGGCCGCCCGCCCCAGGAGGGTCGGCCCCAGGAGCGCGGCTCCCGCCCCCGCCCCCGCGGTCCGGGCCGCCGCCTGGAGGAAGGCGCGCCGCGAGTAGCGAGAGACCGCGTCTCCCGCGCGCTCGAGCTCTCTGCGGTCATCGTCCATGCGTCCTCATCCCTCCCCGTCCGCGCTCCGCCCCTTCCGGGGCACGAACCGGAAGTCGCAGTGGTCGTCCCCCAGCCCGATCGCCGTGGGTCGTTCCAGCCGGTGCGTGGGGTGGTCGTCCATGAAGCGCTCGTCCGTCTCACAGAAGAACGGGATCAGCTCCGGGGTCCCGGCCTCCTGCATCGCCCGCACCCAGTTACAGGCGGTGATGCGAAACCGTACCACCTCCGGGGTGTAGGTCAGCAGTTCCCCGCGGCACGAGAAGTGCTCCATGGCCCGGTCGAACTGACGGGCCAGCACGTCCTGCGGAGCGCGGAATCCCGGGGGCGGTGGGCTGGTCAGGTTGAGCGGCGGCCCGGGAGCCGCATCGGTCCACCAGTCGGCCCCCGCCGGGGTCGAGGCCATCGCCCGGCGCTGGGCGGCGGCGGCCTCCGCGTGGCTGCGCAGCCCCGACCCCACGATGGCGTCCCGCGCCACCCGCAGCGCCGTCTCCCGGTCGCTCCGGGCAAGGACGGCGCGGTACAGGTCGACGAAGGGCTGGAGTTCCCGGCGCAGGGCTGCCAGATCCCGCGGCCCGGCCGGCAGGTCCTCGGGCAGCGCGGCAATGCCCGTCTCCCGGAGGATGGCCGCGGCTGCCTCCTCGCCGAGGGCGGCCGCCACCGCCCGGCGGCAGACGGCCTTCTGGACGCGATGCGGACGCCTCGGGGTCTCCACGGTGTCCAGGAGATTCTGGAGCCCGGCGAGGCTTTCCTGTGTGCACCCGCAGGGCCGGGCGGCACGGTATGCTGGTGTCCGGCATGCCGCCCCGTCCCCTCCGCTTCGGCCTGCGCTTCAACAGCGCCGCCGGCCCCGTCCGCGAGGTCGTCCGCTGGGCGCAGCTCGCCGAGGCGCTGGGCTTCGACGACCTCTGGTATTGCCAGGACCTGCTGCAGCGGGACGCGTGGGTCACCCTCACCGCGGTCGCGGCGGCGACCCGGCGCATCCGGATCGGCACCTGCATCGTCAACCCCTTCTCGGCCAGCCCCGCGGAGCTGGTCATGCGCGCGGCCACCCTGCAGGAGTTCAGCCAGGGGCGCTTCGTGCTGGGGATCGGGCCGGGCGACCCACCCGCGTTGGCCTGGATCGGCCTGCGGCAGCGGCGTCCCCTCACCGGCCTGCGCGAGGCCGTGGAGCTGATCCGGCGCCTGCTGCGGGGCGAGGAGGCCCTCGGGGAGGGGACCGTCTTCTCCGGGTGGACGCGCGACGCGCGGCTGCGCTTCCCCCTCCCCGCCGTCCCGATCCCCATCTACATCGGGGGCCAGGGACCTGGCGTGCTCGAGTACATGGGGGAAGCGGGGGACGGCGGTCTGCCCATCGTCTTCCCGCCCGAGGCGATCGACGGTGTCGTGGAGCGGGTGCGGGCGGGGGCCGCGCGGGCGGGCCGCTCCCTCGACGGGTTCGACCTGGCCGCGTGCGTCTGGTGGTCGGCGGGCGAGGCGCCGGAGGAGGCGGAGCGCGCCTTGAGACCCCTGATCGCCTACTACGGCCCCTCCCTGCGCGCCGAGGTGCTGGCACCGATCGGGCTCGTGCCCGCGGACTTCGACGAGATCCGAGCGGCCTGGCGGGCTCAGGACGCCGCGCGCGCCGCCGCGCTGGTCCAGCCGCGGATGTTTCGCCTGGCGATCGTGGGGGATCCCGCCCAGCTCGCGGAGCGCGTGCAGTGGCTGGCCGAGCGCGGGGCCACCCAGATCAACATCGGGCCGCCCCTCGGGGTGGAGAAGGAGCGCGCCCTGCGCCTGACCGGTCAGGTGATCGGGCGCTTCCGGTAGCGCCCGGCCGGTCGCTCCCCTGCCTGCTCAGGGCGGGGCGACCGCACCCCGCGGGGCGGCTTCCGGCGGCAGCAGGCGGAACCAGTAGAAGCTGTGCGGCCCCAGGGTGAGGAAGTAGGGGAGCTGCCCGATGCGCGGGAAGGGGGTCGTCCCGAAGAGCTCCACCGGCGTCCACCCGTCGTAGCGCCGCAGGTCCAGCTCGCAGGGCTGGACGAAGCGCGAGAGGTTGGCCACGCACAGGATCGTCTCCCCGTCGTGGATGCGCAGGTAGGCCAGCACCCGCCGGTTGGCCGGCGAGAGCAACTCCAGCCGCCCCCGCCCGAAGACCGGGAAGCGCTTGCGGATGGCGATCAGCCGCTTCATCCAGTTGAGCAGCGAGGCCGGGGTGCGCTCCTGCGCCTCCACGTTCACCGCCATGTAGTGGTAGAGCGGGTTCTCGATGAGCGGCAGGTAGAGCCGCTCCGGGTCGGCGCGGGAGAAGCCGGCGTTGCGGTCGGCTGACCACTGCATGGGCGTGCGCACCCCGTTGCGGTCGCCCAGGTAGATGTTGTCCCCCATGCCGATCTCGTCGCCGTAGTAGACGATGGGCGTGCCGGGCAGCGAGAAGAGCAGGCTGGTCAGCAGCTCGATGCGGCGGCGGCTGTTGTCCAGCAGGGGGGCCAGGCGGCGGCGGATGCCCAGGTTGAGGCGCATCTTCGGATCGCGGGCGTACTCCTGGTACATGTAGTCCCGCTCCTCGTCGGTGACCATCTCCAGCGTCAGCTCGTCGTGGTTGCGCAGGAAGAGGGCCCACTGGCAGGTGGGGGGGATCTCCGGCGTGCGGCGCAGGATCTCCGTGATCGGGTGGCGGTCCTCCTGGCGGATGGCCATGAACATGCGGGGCATCAGCGGGAAGTGGAAGGCCATGTGGAACTCGTCGCCCTCGCCGAAGTAGGCGATGACGTCCTCCGGCCACTGGTTGGCCTCGGCCAGGAGCAGGCGCGTGCCCTCGTAGCGCTCGTCCACGAAGCGGCGCACCCGCTTCATGTAGGCGTGCGTCTCCGGCAGGTTCTCGCAGGAGGTGCCCTCGCGCTCGAACAGGTAGGGCACGGCGTCGCAGCGCAGCCCGTCCACGCCCAGGTCGAGCCAGAAGGCGATGACCTCCAGCATCTCCTCCTGCACCCGGGGGTTGTCGTAGTTCAGGTCGGGCTGGTGGGAGAAGAAGCGGTGCCAGTAGTAGGCCTTGGCCACCGGGTCCCAGGTCCAGTTGGCGATCTCCGTGTCCAGGAAGATGACCCGCGCCTGGCGGTAGCGCTCGTCGGTGTCGCTCCAGACGTAGTAGTCCCGGTAGGGGGAGGCGGGGTCGCGGCGGGCGGCCTGGAACCAGGCGTGCTGGTCGGAGGTGTGGTTGAGGACGAGCTCGGTGATCACCCGGATGCCCCGCCGGTGCGCCTCCTCGAGGAAGGCGCGGAAGTCCTCCAGCGTCCCGTAGTCGGGGTGGACGCCGTAGTAGTCGGCGATGTCGTACCCGTCGTCCTTGAGCGGGGAGGGGTAGAAGGGGAGGAGCCAGAGGCAGTCGATCCCCAACCCCTGGAGGTAGTCGAGGCGCTGCATCAGGCCCCGGAAGTCGCCGATGCCGTCGGCGTTGCTGTCCTGGAAGGCCCGGACGTGCGTCTGGTAGATGATGACGTCCTTGTACCAGTCCGTCTGGCTCATTCCCGTCCCTGCTCGGGCGCCGGCCGCGCCGACGAGGCCCCGGATGCGGGGACCGACGATAATAGTAGACGACCGCCGCGCCGCCGTCGGTTCCCCCGGGTCTCTTCCCCCGTCGCGTCGGGCTCAGGCCCGTTCGCCTGGACCGCGTTCCGGTCCTGCCGCGGGGGCCGCAGGGGACCGGCGAGGGTGGGCATAGAGGGAAGCGAGGGTGATGGGAGCGTTCACCGGACTGGATGACGGGGTAGGCCGCCGCCGCGTCGTCATCGAGGGGGTCAGCCCCGAGGTCGACGCCGGCCGGTTCCCCATCAAGCGGACGGTGGGGGAGGCCGTCGTCGTGGAGGCCGACGTCTTCGCCGACGGCCACGACCTGGTGGCGGCCGTGCTCCTCCACCGCCGGGCGGAGGAGGCGGAGTGGACCGAGACGCCGATGACGGCGCTCGGGAACGACCGCTGGCGGGCCGCCTTCACCGTCGACCACCTGGGACGCTACCAGTACACCCTGGAGGGGTGGGTCGACCCCTTCCGCACCTGGGCGCGGGACCTGCGCCGGCGCCTGGAGGCGGGGCAGGACGTCGCGGCCGAGCTGCCCGTCGGGGCCGCACTGGTCCAGGACGCCGCCGGGCGGGCCGCCCGGGGCGACCGCGCCGTCCTGCTGGCCTACGCTGAGGCGCTGCGGCGGGGCGGGCCGGAGGCCACGCAGCAGGCCCTCGGCGAGCCCCTCGCCGCCCTGATGGACCGGTACGCCGACCGCCGCTTCGCCACCCGCTACCCCCGCGTGCTGGAGGTGGTAGTGGATCGGGAGCGGGCGCGCTTCTCGACCTGGTACGAGCTCTTCCCGCGGTCGGCCTCCCCGGAGCCGGGGCGCCACGGCACCTTCCGCGACGTGGAGGCGCGCCTGCCCTACATCGCCGGCATGGGGTTCGACGTCCTCTACCTCCCCCCCATCCACCCCATCGGCCGGACCCACCGCAAAGGGCCCAACAACGTCCCGGGCGCCGGTCCCGACGACCCCGGGAGCCCCTGGGCCATCGGCAGCGAGGAGGGCGGGCACAAGGCGGTCCACCCCCAGCTGGGCACCCTGGAGGACTTCCGGCGCCTGGTGGCCGCCGCCCGCGCCCACGGTCTGGAGGTGGCCCTCGACCTGGCTTTCCAGACCTCCCCCGACCACCCGTACGTGCGGGAGCACCCGGAGTGGTTCCGCCGCCGCCCCGACGGGACGATCCAGTACGCGGAGAATCCGCCCAAACAGTACGAGGACATCTACCCCTTCGACTTCCAGACCGAGGCCTGGCGGGCGCTGTGGGAGGAGCTGCGCAGCATCGTCCTCTTCTGGATCGCGCAGGGCGTGCGGATCTTCCGGGTGGACAACCCCCACACGAAACCCTTCGCCTTCTGGGAGTGGCTCATCGGGACGGTGAAGGCCGACCACCCCGACGTGATCTTCCTCTCCGAGGCCTTCACCCGCCCCCGGGTGATGCACTACCTGGCCAAGCTCGGCTTCACCCAGTCCTACACCTACTTCGCCTGGCGCACCACGAAGGCGGAGCTGGAGGCGTACTTCACCGAGCTCACCCGCCCGCCCGTGGTGGAGTACTTCCGGCCGCACCTGTGGCCCAACACCCCGGACATCCTCACCGAGCAGCTGCAGACCGGCGGCCGGCCGGCCTTCATTGCGCGGCTGGTGCTGGCGGCCACGCTGGGGGCCAGCTACGGGATCTACGGCCCGGCCTTCGAGCTCATGGAGGCCACGCCCCTGCGCCCCGGGAGCGAGGAGTACCTCCACTCGGAGAAGTACGAGATCCGCCACTGGCCCATCGACCATCCCGGGTCGCTCGCCCCGCTCATCGCCCGGGTGAACCGCATCCGGCGGGAGAACCCGGCGCTGCAGGCGGACCGCTCCCTGCGCTTCCACCCCATCCCCGACACCGACCAGCTCATCGCCTACAGCAAGCACACCGAGGACCGCCGCAACGTCGTCCTGGTCGTGGTGAACCTCGACCCCCACCACGTGCAGCGGGGCTGGGTGCACCTCCCGCTCGAGGCGCTGGGGCTGCCGGCCGACGCGCCCTACCAGGTCCACGACCTGCTGACCGACGCCCGCTACCGCTGGTCGGGGCCGCGCAACTACGTTGAGCTGAACCCCCATGTCCTGCCGGCGCACATTTTCCGGGTAATCCCGCCGGAGGCGGCACGGACGGGGGATGGGGGGCCGTGAGCGGCCTTTTGACCGCGCCGGCGTTCGCGGACCTCTTCGGCCCGGCCGGGCGTCCCGCCCTGGCCGCGGCCCTGCTGCCCTTCCTGCAGCGGCAGCGGTGGTTCGGTGGCAAGGGGCGAACGGTGGCCGCTGTGGAGGTGGTGGACGCCGTCCCGCTGGGGCCGGCCGCAGTGCTCGCGGTCGTCCGCGTGGGCTATGCCGACAGCCGTTCGGAGCGGTACGCGGCTCCCCTGCGCTTTGCCGCGTCCGAGGAGGCGCAGGGCGCGGTCGTCCCCGCCGCGCTGGGCGGACGGCGCGGGGTGCTGGCCGACGCCATGGAGGACCCCGCGGTGGCCCGCCTGCTGCTGGCCTCCGTGCTCGAGGAGCGGCGCCTGCGGGGCGGTGGAGGCGAGGTGATCGGGCACCGGACGGTGGGTGCGCCGGGCGCCGGAGACAACCTGGAGCCGTACCTGCTCGGCACCGAACAGAGCAACACCTCCGTGCGCTTCGGCCGCCGCTGCATCCTGAAGCTCCTCCGGCGGGTGGAGCCCGGGCCGCATCCGGACGTGGAGGTGGTGGGCTTCCTCACCGCGCGGGGCTTCCGGCACGTCCCCGCCCTCATCGGGTGGCTGGCCTACCGCCCCGCCGGTGAGCCGCCGGCGGCGCTGGCCGTGGTGCAGGCCTACGTCCCCAACCGGGGCGACGGGTGGACCTATGCGCTGGGACGGGCGCAGGCCGGGCTGCAGGGCGAGGCGGATCGGGCCTGGCCGGACGAGGCGGCGCGGCTGGGGCGCCGGACCGCGGAGCTGCACCTCACGCTGGCCGGCGGGACCGACCCGGCCTTCAGCCCGGAGCCTTTCACCGACGCCGAGGCCCGCGCGCTGCTCGGGCGCGTCGCAGCCCTGGCCGACCGGGTCCTGGCCCAGGCCCGCCGGCACCTGGGGGAGCTGCCGCCGTCGGCGCAGGTGCCGGTGCGGGCGCTGCTGGCGCGCGCCGACGCCGTACGGGAGCGGCTGCGCCGCCCGCTCCCGGCCGGCGGGGTGCGCACGCGCGTCCACGGCGACTACCACCTCGGGCAGGTCCTGGTGACCCCGGAGGTGCCGGCCGACTTCGTCCTCATCGACTTCGAGGGCGAGCCGGCGCGGCCGCTGGCGGAGCGGCGCCGCAAGGACCTCCCGCTGCGGGACGTGGCGGGGATGGTCCGCTCCTTCCACTATGCCGCCGAGGTCGCCCTGCGCGAGGCCGGGCGCGGAGGCCCCGCCGGGAGCGGAGCGGAGGGCGGGGTCGTGCTCCCCGAGGAGGTGCCGGCTCGGGCGAGGAGCTGGGCCGCAGAGAGCGCCAGGGCCTTCCTCGACGGATACCTGACGGTGGCGGAGAGGGCGCCCGCGGACCTCCCGCCGATCCTGCCGCCGAAAGGCGCCCGGGAGGCGCTGCTGGAGGTGTTGATGGTGGAGAAGGCCATCTACGAGCTGGGCTACGAACTCGACCACCGCCCCGGGTGGGCCGGCATCCCGGCCCGCGGGATCCTCGACATGCTGGAGGGCGGGGTGTGGGGGGAGCGTCGTGTGAGCCAGGAGGGCGACGCGTGAAGGGAGGGCGCCGCGCGTGAGCCAGGAGAGCACCCCGGGCCGCGGCGCGGCGGAGGCCGCCGCCGCACCGGTGCGCTACGACGTGACGCGGCTCAGCGCCGACGACCTCTTCCTCTTCAACGAAGGGAGCCACTTCCGCCTCTACGAGAAGCTCGGGGCCCACCGCATGCGCGTCGACGGCGAGGAGGGGACCTACTTCGCCGTGTGGGCGCCCAACGCGGAGCAGGTGAGCGTGATCGGCGACTTCAACCGGTGGGACCCCGCCCGGCACCCCCTGCGGCCGCGCGAGCGCTCCGGCATCTGGGAGGGGTTCGTGCCAGGGGTGGGGCGCGGACAGCGCTACAAGTACCACATCGTCTCCCGCTACCGCGGCTACCGCGTCGACAAGGCCGACCCTTTTGGCACCTACCACGAGATCCCGCCACGCACCGCCTCCATCGTCTGGGACCTCGACTACCCCTGGGGGGACGGGGCGTGGATGGGGGAGCGCCGGCGGCGCAACGCGCTCGGGGCCCCCGTGGCCATCTACGAGGTCCACCTGGGCTCCTGGCGCCGCGTCCCCGAGGAAGGCGGGCGGTGGCTCACCTACCGCGAGCTGGGGGCGCATCTGGCGGAGCACGTGCGGCGGCTGGGCTTCACCCACGTCGAGGTCCTGCCGGTGATGGAGCACCCGTTCTACGGCTCCTGGGGCTACCAGACCACCGGGTACTTCGCCCCGACGAGCCGCTACGGCACCCCGCAGGACTTCATGGCCCTGGTGGACGCGCTCCACCGCCACGAGATCGGCGTCATCCTCGACTGGGTGCCCTCCCACTTCCCCACCGACGCCCACGGGCTGGCCTACTTCGACGGCACGCATCTGTACGAGCACGCCGACCCGCGGAAGGGCTTCCACCCCGACTGGCACTCCGCCATCTTCAACTACGGCCGCAACGAGGTGCGCAGCTTCTTGATCAGCAGCGCGCTCTTCTGGCTCGACCGCTACCACGCCGACGGGCTGCGCGTGGACGCGGTGGCCTCGATGCTCTACCTGGACTACTCGCGGCGGCCGGGGGAGTGGGTGCCCAACGTCTTCGGGGGACGGGAGAACCTGGAGGCCATCGACTTCCTGCGCCGGCTCAACGAGGAGGTCTACCAGGCCTTCCCCGACGTCCAGACCACCGCCGAGGAGTCGACCGCCTGGCCGATGGTCTCGCGCCCCACCTACCTGGGCGGGCTGGGGTTCGGGTTGAAGTGGGACATGGGGTGGATGCACGACACCCTCCAGTACATGGCCCGGGACCCCATCCACCGGAAGTACCACCATACCGAGCTCACCTTCCGCATGCTCTACGCCTTCAACGAGAACTTCGTCCTGCCGCTCTCCCATGACGAAGTGGTGCACGGGAAGCGCTCGCTGCTGGAGCGCATGCCCGGCGACGAGTGGCAGCAGTTCGCCAACCTGCGGCTGCTCTTCGGCTACATGTACGGGCAGCCCGGCAAGAAGCTGCTCTTCATGGGCGGGGAGTTCGGCCAGCGGCGCGAGTGGGACCACACTACGAGCCTGGACTGGCACCTCCTGGGGTTGCCGCGCCACGCCGGCGTGGCCCGCTGGGTGGCCGACCTCAACGCGCTCTACCGGGCCCTGCCGGCCCTGCACGAGCTCGACGGCGACCCCGAGGGGTTCCGCTGGATCGACGCCTCGGACGCCGACCAGAGCGTGCTGAGCTTCCTGCGCTTCGACCGCCGCGGGGAGACGGTGGCGGCCGTGGTCTGCAACTTCACCCCGGTCCCGCGCCACGGCTACCGGGTGGGGGTGCCCCGGGCGGGGCGGTGGCGGGAAGCCCTCAACAGCGACGCCGCCCTCTATGGGGGGAGCAACGTGGGCAACCTGGGCGGCGTGGAGACCGAGCCGGTCCCCGCGCACGGCCACCCGCAGTCGCTGAGCCTCACCCTGCCGCCGCTGGGGGTGCTCTTCCTGGTGCACCCGCCCCAGGCGGGCCGATGAGGCGAGCCGGCCCCTCACGCGGGGAGGCGGTGCAGGAGTAGAGCATGGAGCGGTTCCTCTGCGTGCACGGCCACTTCTACCAGCCGCCGCGGGAGAACGCCTGGCTCGAGACCATCGAGCTGCAGGACTCCGCCGCGCCCTACCACGACTGGAACGAGCGCATCACCGCGGAGTGCTACGCCCCCAACGCCGCCTCCCGCATCCTCGACGGCCAGGGGTACATCCGCGCCATCGTGAACAACTACGCCAGCATCTCCTTCAACATCGGTCCTACCCTGCTGGCCTGGATGGAGACGGCGGCGCCCGAGGTCTACGCCGCCATCCTGGAGGCGGACCGCGTGAGCGCCGAGCGCTTCGATGGCCACGGCTCGGCCCTGGCCCAGGCGTACAACCACATGATCCTTCCGCTCGCCACCCGGCGGGACAAGGCCACGCAGATCCGCTGGGGCATCCGCGACTTCGAGCACCGCTTCGGCCGGCGGCCCGAGGGGATGTGGCTCCCCGAGACGGCCGTCGACCTGGAGAGCCTCGAGCTCATGGCCGCCGAGGGCATCCGCTTCACCATCCTGGCCCCGCACCAGGCGCGGCGCGTCCGCCGCCTCGGGCGGCCCTGGCGCGACGTGAGCGGCGGGCGCATCGACCCCACGCGGCCCTACGAGTGCCGCCTGCCGGGGGGCGGGCGCATCGTCCTCTTCTTCTACGACGGGCCGGTCTCGCGGGCGGTGGCCTTCGAGCGGCTGCTCAGCAGCGGCGAGGCCTTCGCGCAGCGCCTGCTGAGCATCTTCAACGACACTCGCCCGGGGGGCCAGCTGGCCCACATCGCCACCGACGGCGAGACCTACGGCCACCACCACCGCTTCGGCGACATGGCCCTGGCTTACGCCCTCCACCTCATCCGGGAGCAGGGGTGGGCGCGCCTGACCAACTACGCCGCCTACCTGGCCACCCACCCGCCCGAGCACCAGGTGGAGATCGTGGAGCACACTTCCTGGAGCTGCGCCCACGGGGTGGAACGGTGGCGCAGCGACTGCGGCTGCAACACGGGGATGCACCCGGGGTGGACCCAGGCGTGGCGGCGCCCGCTGCGGGACGCGCTCGACTGGCTGCGCGACGCGCTGGCCCCGCACTACGCCGAGGCGGCCGGGGCGCTCCTGCGCGACCCCTGGGCCGCGCGCGACGACTACATCAGCGTGATCCTGGACCGCTCGCCGCGCAGCGTGGAGGCCTTTTTCGCCCGCCACGCCCGCGCCCCCCTCGACCACGCCGCGCAGGTGCGGGCCCTCAAGCTCCTCGAGCTGCAGCGCCACGCCATGCTGATGTACACGAGCTGCGGCTGGTTCTTCGACGAGCTGTCGGGGATCGAGACGACTCAGGTGCTGCAGTATGCCGCCCGGGCCCTGCAGCTCGCCGCCGACGTGCTCGACCTGCACCTGGAGGAGCCCTTCCTGGAGCGGCTGGCCGCGGCCCGCAGCAACCTCCCCGAACTGGGGGACGGCCGCGAGGTCTACCGCCGCTTCGTCGCCCCGGCGCAGGTGGACCTGCCCCAGGTGGTGGCCCACTTCGCCGTGAGCGCGCTCTTCCAG is part of the Armatimonadota bacterium genome and harbors:
- a CDS encoding LLM class flavin-dependent oxidoreductase is translated as MPPRPLRFGLRFNSAAGPVREVVRWAQLAEALGFDDLWYCQDLLQRDAWVTLTAVAAATRRIRIGTCIVNPFSASPAELVMRAATLQEFSQGRFVLGIGPGDPPALAWIGLRQRRPLTGLREAVELIRRLLRGEEALGEGTVFSGWTRDARLRFPLPAVPIPIYIGGQGPGVLEYMGEAGDGGLPIVFPPEAIDGVVERVRAGAARAGRSLDGFDLAACVWWSAGEAPEEAERALRPLIAYYGPSLRAEVLAPIGLVPADFDEIRAAWRAQDAARAAALVQPRMFRLAIVGDPAQLAERVQWLAERGATQINIGPPLGVEKERALRLTGQVIGRFR
- a CDS encoding L-2-amino-thiazoline-4-carboxylic acid hydrolase is translated as METPRRPHRVQKAVCRRAVAAALGEEAAAAILRETGIAALPEDLPAGPRDLAALRRELQPFVDLYRAVLARSDRETALRVARDAIVGSGLRSHAEAAAAQRRAMASTPAGADWWTDAAPGPPLNLTSPPPPGFRAPQDVLARQFDRAMEHFSCRGELLTYTPEVVRFRITACNWVRAMQEAGTPELIPFFCETDERFMDDHPTHRLERPTAIGLGDDHCDFRFVPRKGRSADGEG
- a CDS encoding ABC transporter permease, producing MVRFLAQRLWHLAWVLLAVSVLVFLLIHLSGDPVRLLTPLDATPEDVARVRRLYGLDRPIPLQYWDFVRRALRGDLGESFRYQRPALELVLQRLPATALLAVTTLAVTIAVGIPLGLWIGARAGSAADWGVSLATFLGISLPSFWLGVLLILLFADRLRVLPASGFDSWRHLVLPAATLSVYTTGLITRLVRADVRAVLRQDYIRTARAKGLAEPVVLRRHALRNALLSTVTVLGLQLGNLLGGSVVVEAVFAWPGVGWLMLQGIQTRDLPLVRAVVLVVGTAFVLINLIVDLLYLFIDPRIRYDHGR
- a CDS encoding ABC transporter substrate-binding protein, translated to MDDDRRELERAGDAVSRYSRRAFLQAAARTAGAGAGAALLGPTLLGRAAALAAPARRPAPVGNLLLVQGVDAESLDPHVTTSGASKGMMWAMYDKLLERSPEMRIIPWLATSYRVLNETTWEFRLRDNVFFHNGEKFSAEHVRDTIARFKHPGIRNVYAGQLAPVKDVEVINPLTVRIHTDGPFALLAEVLSLYCEILPRAITSGQVDPTRQAIGTGPYRFTEWIPNQRMVMDFAERPHFSGQPKVRRLVWRPVPEAATRVVELKTGAAHLITPVDPLQVPELQATRNVELVTFRQLSSQIVVLNMLKVRAFQDVRVRQAMNYATDVDTLIRTVMRGAAYRLASAFGPGIPGYDESLQPYPYDPERARRLLAEAGYPNGFEVTLTTPEGRYLNDRLASEAIAGMWTRVGVRTRVQVMDWSPFVQGVLGKTHDAFFFQQVGVLLDATTSINFDSQRKGAAWQGYHNDEANRLIQEAPRTLDPGRRNEMYRRLNQILHRECPWVFLWNQQGIYAIQKRVKGWVAHPDGIIRLGGISLA
- the treS gene encoding maltose alpha-D-glucosyltransferase — its product is MSQTDWYKDVIIYQTHVRAFQDSNADGIGDFRGLMQRLDYLQGLGIDCLWLLPFYPSPLKDDGYDIADYYGVHPDYGTLEDFRAFLEEAHRRGIRVITELVLNHTSDQHAWFQAARRDPASPYRDYYVWSDTDERYRQARVIFLDTEIANWTWDPVAKAYYWHRFFSHQPDLNYDNPRVQEEMLEVIAFWLDLGVDGLRCDAVPYLFEREGTSCENLPETHAYMKRVRRFVDERYEGTRLLLAEANQWPEDVIAYFGEGDEFHMAFHFPLMPRMFMAIRQEDRHPITEILRRTPEIPPTCQWALFLRNHDELTLEMVTDEERDYMYQEYARDPKMRLNLGIRRRLAPLLDNSRRRIELLTSLLFSLPGTPIVYYGDEIGMGDNIYLGDRNGVRTPMQWSADRNAGFSRADPERLYLPLIENPLYHYMAVNVEAQERTPASLLNWMKRLIAIRKRFPVFGRGRLELLSPANRRVLAYLRIHDGETILCVANLSRFVQPCELDLRRYDGWTPVELFGTTPFPRIGQLPYFLTLGPHSFYWFRLLPPEAAPRGAVAPP